The Methanobrevibacter sp. nucleotide sequence CCTTCTGATTTCAGAAGATATTACTCCGGGTGCTGCTGGAATTGGACTTTTGGGCGGATTAGGTGACTGGATTGCCATAGCTTTGGCATTTGGTCTAACTGTAATGATATGTATTTATGTATTCGGTAAGATATCTGGTGCACATTTAAATCCTGCTGTAACCATCGGACTGCTTGTTACTAAAAACATTGACCTGGTTGACAGTATATATTATATAGTTGCACAGGTAATCGGTGCTTGTATAGGAAGTCTATGTCTTTACTTATGTCTCGGAGCTCCTGCGGTAACAATAGGAGGACTTGGTGCAACAGCACCTGGACTTGGCGTAAGCTATCTTCAGGCAATGTTTGCAGAATTCTTGGGTACATTCTTCCTTATGATGGTTGTAATGGGTGTTGCAGTAGACAAAAAAGCGGAACCGGGCTTTGCTGGAATTTCAATCGGTATGACTGTAGCTGCCGTTATT carries:
- a CDS encoding MIP/aquaporin family protein, translated to MTCNIRKKFFAELLGTFFLVFFGTGAAVVTLLISEDITPGAAGIGLLGGLGDWIAIALAFGLTVMICIYVFGKISGAHLNPAVTIGLLVTKNIDLVDSIYYIVAQVIGACIGSLCLYLCLGAPAVTIGGLGATAPGLGVSYLQAMFAEFLGTFFLMMVVMGVAVDKKAEPGFAGISIGMTVAAVIVVLGAFTGASINPARTFGPYLMDMILGGQNLWGLFPIYLVGPILGAICAAFAYAYLAKDSGVCELPQPFNDE